The following are encoded together in the Bradyrhizobium genosp. L genome:
- a CDS encoding TetR/AcrR family transcriptional regulator, translated as MRRRRPSRFKSSQKVSMSNTKDPKPIGQPGSRTLQAPAPRQKLRSRRESSAEPKYALRRTQAERTEATRKLLLEAATKLIRKNGFGGLRTMEVAKLAGVSRGALLHHFPSKHALVVELLTYVNEMTFAQSTRRARLARSSGDPIGDIIEDAKDYFLGDHFFIGLAIAMSDESTRRLRRETSELTRQTRFSIEAAWLDTLISSGIPKQLASDILALTLSVVRGFSVRTLLENDPEQFARLMNTWRTIVGQHIAASTSRPSRKRT; from the coding sequence GTGCGGCGGCGGAGGCCGTCTCGGTTCAAATCATCGCAGAAAGTGTCTATGTCCAACACCAAAGATCCGAAACCGATCGGCCAGCCCGGTTCTCGAACGCTGCAAGCCCCGGCTCCGCGGCAAAAACTCCGATCGCGGCGAGAGAGCTCTGCCGAACCCAAATATGCACTGCGTCGGACACAGGCGGAGCGCACCGAGGCCACGCGCAAGCTCTTGCTCGAAGCTGCGACCAAGCTCATTCGGAAAAATGGCTTCGGCGGTTTGCGGACGATGGAAGTCGCCAAACTGGCCGGCGTCTCGCGCGGCGCCTTGCTGCACCATTTCCCGAGCAAGCATGCGCTGGTGGTGGAATTGTTGACTTACGTCAATGAGATGACTTTCGCGCAGAGCACGCGTCGGGCGCGGTTGGCGCGAAGCAGTGGCGATCCGATCGGAGACATCATCGAGGACGCCAAGGATTACTTCCTTGGCGATCACTTCTTCATCGGCCTTGCGATAGCGATGAGCGATGAGAGCACGCGGCGTCTCAGGCGCGAGACCTCCGAGCTCACGCGCCAGACCCGGTTTTCGATCGAAGCTGCATGGCTCGATACCCTGATATCCTCGGGAATTCCCAAGCAGCTTGCGAGCGACATCCTCGCGCTGACCTTGAGCGTGGTCCGCGGATTTTCGGTCAGAACCCTGCTCGAAAACGATCCCGAGCAATTTGCCCGCCTGATGAACACCTGGCGTACGATCGTCGGGCAGCACATCGCGGCATCGACGTCCAGGCCGTCGAGGAAACGGACATGA
- a CDS encoding ABC transporter substrate-binding protein translates to MRLSITRRRALAVTASALATPFLLSRQARSANDEGITDIEIKLGSTATYSGPVSAIASYGEAQVAYFKMINDRGGINGRKINFISLDNAFSPPKTIEQTRRLVESDGVFAVAGALGTPTNAAVQKYLNSKKVPNLFFTSGSERFNDPTNYPWIVPLYPSYVAQGAIYARFLLATKPNAKVGVLYENDDLGRDYLRGLKQGLGDKASTMIVAEKSHETTDPTIDSAVISIQAAGADTFLQFTNQRYAAQGIRKAAASGWKPLQIICSNAASIGQTLVPAGVENCKGIVSARWEKAPSDPAFAGDPGVQEFKRFASQYMPRYSLDDLNAIPGYNCACAIAEVLKRCGDELTRDNLLKQATSLKDLALPMLLNGIKVSNSSTDYAAFHAMELIQFDGEKWVGQGGVIQI, encoded by the coding sequence ATGCGATTGAGCATCACCCGACGCCGCGCGCTTGCGGTCACCGCTTCGGCACTCGCAACACCATTCCTCTTGTCGCGCCAGGCGCGAAGCGCCAATGACGAGGGCATCACCGATATCGAAATCAAGCTCGGATCGACGGCGACCTATAGCGGACCCGTCTCGGCGATCGCCTCCTATGGCGAAGCGCAGGTGGCTTATTTCAAGATGATCAACGATCGCGGCGGCATCAACGGCCGCAAGATCAACTTCATCTCGCTCGACAACGCCTTCTCTCCGCCCAAGACAATCGAGCAAACCCGACGGCTGGTCGAGTCCGACGGCGTGTTCGCGGTCGCCGGCGCGCTCGGCACGCCGACCAACGCCGCGGTCCAGAAGTATCTCAATTCCAAGAAGGTCCCGAACCTGTTCTTCACGTCGGGCTCCGAGCGTTTCAACGATCCGACCAACTATCCCTGGATCGTTCCGCTCTATCCCTCCTATGTCGCGCAAGGCGCGATATATGCGCGCTTCCTGCTTGCGACCAAGCCGAACGCGAAGGTCGGCGTGCTGTACGAGAACGACGATCTTGGGCGGGATTATCTGCGTGGCTTGAAACAGGGACTTGGCGACAAGGCGTCGACAATGATCGTTGCCGAGAAGTCTCATGAGACCACCGATCCGACGATCGACAGCGCCGTCATTTCAATCCAGGCGGCGGGTGCGGACACATTCCTGCAATTCACCAACCAACGCTATGCCGCGCAAGGTATCCGCAAGGCGGCAGCTTCAGGCTGGAAGCCGCTGCAAATCATCTGCTCCAATGCGGCGAGCATCGGACAAACATTGGTCCCGGCGGGCGTCGAGAACTGCAAGGGCATCGTTTCCGCGCGCTGGGAAAAGGCGCCAAGCGATCCGGCATTCGCCGGCGACCCGGGCGTCCAAGAATTCAAGCGATTCGCGAGCCAATACATGCCGCGATACAGTCTGGACGATCTCAATGCGATCCCCGGCTACAACTGCGCCTGTGCGATCGCCGAGGTGCTGAAACGTTGCGGCGACGAGCTGACACGGGACAATCTCCTGAAGCAGGCGACCTCGCTCAAGGACCTTGCCTTGCCGATGCTTCTGAATGGAATCAAGGTGTCGAATTCTTCGACCGACTACGCCGCTTTCCATGCCATGGAACTGATCCAGTTCGATGGCGAGAAATGGGTTGGCCAAGGCGGCGTGATTCAGATCTAG
- a CDS encoding aromatic-ring-hydroxylating dioxygenase subunit beta, translating to MDSVSRADVEDFLFAEADLLDQWRLPEWLTLFTDDAKYEVPCTDLPADASPDTNLFYIADDRIRLGERVKRLMKRTAHAEFPHSKTSRMVGNVRIRSRTDHEIEVSCVFQTLRTKDGTTDLYFGTSNYRLATDGEGLKIREKRCLLGSEGLRPAGRISIVL from the coding sequence ATGGATTCGGTGAGCCGTGCTGACGTCGAGGATTTTCTGTTTGCCGAGGCCGATTTGCTGGATCAGTGGCGGCTGCCGGAATGGCTGACCCTGTTCACGGACGACGCCAAATATGAGGTGCCCTGCACCGACCTGCCGGCGGATGCTTCGCCTGATACCAATCTGTTCTACATCGCCGACGACCGCATCAGGCTCGGCGAGCGGGTCAAGCGGCTGATGAAGCGCACCGCGCATGCAGAGTTTCCGCATTCGAAGACCAGCCGAATGGTCGGCAATGTCCGGATCCGCAGCCGAACCGATCACGAGATCGAGGTCAGCTGCGTCTTCCAGACCCTGCGGACCAAGGACGGCACCACCGACCTGTATTTCGGGACCAGCAACTACCGCCTGGCGACCGACGGCGAAGGCCTGAAGATCCGGGAGAAGCGCTGCTTGCTCGGCAGCGAAGGGCTGCGGCCGGCCGGCCGCATCAGTATCGTGCTTTAG
- a CDS encoding MarR family winged helix-turn-helix transcriptional regulator: MVDQPDWDLRLGYLIHDVSRLRRMMFDRALSPLGITRSQWWVLAFISRKDGLPQTQLANELDVGKVAVGALIDRLESSGFVIRQADPVDRRVKRVYVTKQARGFLEKLRKETDKFNTRIVNGIDRKQLEAASEALLAMKHNLLAMSDGTVAVSKEGEEEEGQRSKPRRKRRVAA; encoded by the coding sequence ATGGTTGATCAGCCCGACTGGGATCTGCGGCTTGGATATCTCATCCACGACGTGTCGCGGCTCCGCAGGATGATGTTTGACCGCGCGCTGTCGCCGCTCGGCATCACGCGTTCGCAATGGTGGGTGCTGGCGTTCATCTCGCGCAAGGACGGCCTGCCCCAGACCCAGCTCGCCAATGAGCTCGACGTCGGCAAGGTCGCCGTCGGCGCCCTGATCGACCGGCTGGAGTCCTCCGGCTTCGTGATCCGGCAGGCCGATCCAGTCGACCGACGGGTCAAGCGGGTCTATGTCACCAAACAAGCGCGTGGCTTCCTGGAGAAACTCCGAAAGGAAACCGACAAGTTCAACACCAGGATCGTCAACGGGATCGACCGCAAGCAATTGGAAGCGGCTTCGGAGGCGCTGCTCGCCATGAAGCACAACCTTCTCGCCATGTCGGACGGTACGGTTGCCGTCAGCAAAGAGGGCGAGGAAGAGGAGGGGCAGCGTTCCAAGCCCAGGAGAAAGCGGCGCGTGGCCGCCTGA
- a CDS encoding VOC family protein, which translates to MIELKDLSYVRFGTSNLEDAESFATKCLGLQVGEETGKALYLRSDDRAHTLCYFEGDPAEQTVGFEVEDESTLSAAAATLDQLGHPVHAGTPSECALRKVKAFIGFKDPTGNHIELVVRPERSGKRYFASRDAGITGFSHVGLFTTDPVRDERFWTQVCNARVSDRIGDIALMRVNAIHHTIALAPGPKAGVHHVNHQVESNDDVLRSYYHLSGQRVPIVFGPGRHPTSGARFLYFKGPDGMVFEYSVGVDEIEDEDTHRPRQFGFEPSSLCMWGSKRSW; encoded by the coding sequence ATGATCGAGCTCAAGGACCTCTCATACGTCCGGTTTGGCACATCCAATCTCGAAGATGCGGAAAGCTTTGCGACGAAATGCCTGGGCCTGCAGGTCGGCGAAGAGACCGGCAAGGCGCTCTATCTTCGCTCGGACGATCGGGCTCACACGCTCTGCTATTTCGAAGGCGACCCCGCCGAGCAGACTGTCGGCTTCGAAGTGGAAGACGAAAGCACGCTGAGCGCTGCCGCCGCGACGCTGGACCAATTGGGCCACCCGGTTCACGCGGGAACGCCGAGCGAGTGCGCCTTGCGCAAGGTCAAGGCATTCATCGGCTTCAAGGACCCGACCGGCAACCACATCGAACTGGTGGTTCGACCGGAACGCAGCGGCAAGCGTTACTTCGCGTCCCGGGACGCAGGCATCACGGGATTCAGCCATGTCGGTCTTTTCACGACCGATCCCGTGCGGGACGAACGGTTCTGGACCCAGGTTTGCAACGCGCGCGTCAGTGACCGGATCGGTGACATTGCGCTGATGAGGGTCAACGCCATCCATCACACGATCGCGCTTGCGCCAGGACCCAAGGCGGGCGTGCACCACGTCAACCATCAGGTCGAGAGCAACGACGACGTGTTGCGGTCCTACTATCATTTGTCGGGTCAGCGTGTGCCGATCGTATTCGGCCCCGGTCGTCACCCGACATCGGGCGCAAGGTTCCTCTACTTCAAGGGCCCGGACGGAATGGTGTTCGAATATTCCGTCGGCGTGGACGAAATCGAGGACGAGGACACGCACCGGCCGCGTCAGTTTGGTTTCGAGCCATCGAGCCTTTGCATGTGGGGTTCCAAACGCAGCTGGTGA
- a CDS encoding VOC family protein: MKAPGISPLKQLRYVRLPVQAMQPAAAFATDILGLQHVPNDLEPHLYRSDDRYYTLCFAAGAERPSIGIEVSDEHEFDRIAEALAKEQFRAQEATKDQCAQRFVRRALIIEDATGNEIDLVLRPYQSGRRYFPSRDGGVTGLQGAGLRSRAMKDDLRLWSTILGAKITDRVGEITYLGIDQMHHRLVLYPSDRAGLVYVSYGVESMDALMQNHYFVEERQIKILHGPGREPASGQMFVRFAGPEGYVFSYGYGLGGIAPDHRPRQFTLEASSLCEWGSRCTDIIELQPA, translated from the coding sequence ATGAAAGCGCCAGGCATATCTCCGCTGAAACAACTGCGCTATGTCCGACTTCCGGTTCAGGCGATGCAGCCCGCGGCGGCATTCGCAACCGACATTCTCGGCCTGCAACACGTTCCGAACGATCTGGAGCCACATCTGTATCGTTCCGATGATCGTTACTACACGCTTTGTTTCGCGGCCGGCGCCGAGAGGCCGAGCATTGGTATCGAAGTATCGGACGAACATGAGTTCGATCGCATCGCCGAAGCCTTGGCGAAGGAGCAATTTCGTGCGCAGGAAGCCACGAAGGATCAGTGCGCTCAGCGTTTCGTTCGCCGAGCGCTCATCATTGAGGATGCCACCGGCAACGAAATCGATCTGGTGCTGCGGCCCTACCAAAGTGGCCGCCGGTATTTCCCGAGCCGCGATGGCGGCGTCACCGGATTGCAGGGCGCAGGCCTTCGCAGCCGCGCGATGAAAGACGATCTCAGGCTATGGTCGACGATCCTGGGTGCGAAGATCACCGACCGGGTCGGCGAGATCACCTATCTCGGTATCGACCAAATGCATCATCGCCTGGTGCTCTATCCGTCGGACAGAGCCGGTCTCGTCTATGTCTCGTACGGCGTCGAGAGCATGGATGCCTTGATGCAAAATCACTATTTCGTCGAAGAGCGTCAGATCAAGATCCTGCACGGGCCGGGACGGGAGCCGGCATCCGGCCAGATGTTCGTCAGGTTTGCCGGGCCGGAAGGTTACGTCTTCTCCTATGGCTACGGTCTTGGCGGCATCGCGCCGGATCATCGCCCGCGACAATTCACCCTGGAGGCGTCCTCACTCTGTGAATGGGGAAGCCGATGCACCGATATCATCGAACTACAGCCGGCATGA
- a CDS encoding aromatic ring-hydroxylating oxygenase subunit alpha: MSAHNAQPALLVDPAQRIFKVARRNFVDHEIFEAEKEKIFDRCWLYLGHSSELPKPGDFLVRPVAGRNILFTRDSKGRLRALLNTCPHRGAQVCRERKGNAKSFQCFYHGWTFSADGKLRGQPGEDSYPEDFKGRSTSNMQPVPRYESYRDFNFVSFDPDIVPLEQYLGNAKEYLDVICDQTEAGMSIVAGSQEYSIRANWKLLTENSIDGYHAVTTHASYFDILMTSTDNMSSGTGGGFGYDLGGGHAVLEYGAPWGRPVAQWIPGWGEAGKTEIARQYDRLVALYGKDRADRIALKNRNLFIFPNLVVNDIMALTVRTYFPMAPDYMVINAWALAPNEETAWARKYRLNNFLEFLGPGGFATPDDAEALEHCQRGFKNSKEALWNDISKGMGKDKPSHNDELQMRAFWTQWNRQMFPTPVPSVKDVAA; this comes from the coding sequence ATGAGCGCGCATAACGCCCAGCCAGCTTTGCTCGTCGATCCGGCGCAACGGATTTTCAAGGTCGCGCGCCGCAACTTCGTCGACCATGAGATCTTCGAGGCGGAGAAGGAAAAAATCTTCGACCGCTGCTGGCTGTATCTCGGCCATTCCTCGGAATTGCCGAAGCCCGGCGACTTCCTCGTCCGCCCGGTTGCGGGCCGCAACATCCTGTTTACGCGCGATTCGAAGGGGCGGCTTCGCGCTTTGCTGAACACCTGTCCGCATCGTGGCGCGCAGGTCTGCCGCGAGCGCAAGGGCAACGCCAAGTCGTTCCAGTGCTTCTATCACGGCTGGACCTTCAGCGCCGACGGAAAGCTGCGGGGGCAGCCGGGCGAGGACTCCTATCCGGAGGACTTCAAAGGCCGCAGCACGTCGAACATGCAGCCGGTGCCCCGCTACGAAAGCTATCGCGACTTCAATTTCGTTTCCTTCGATCCTGATATCGTGCCGCTCGAGCAGTATCTCGGCAACGCCAAGGAATATCTCGATGTCATCTGCGACCAGACCGAGGCCGGCATGTCGATCGTGGCCGGCAGTCAGGAATATTCGATCCGCGCCAACTGGAAGCTGCTGACCGAAAACAGCATCGACGGCTATCATGCGGTCACGACGCATGCGAGCTACTTCGATATTCTGATGACTAGCACCGACAATATGAGCTCCGGTACCGGCGGCGGCTTCGGTTACGATCTGGGCGGCGGGCACGCGGTTCTGGAATATGGCGCGCCGTGGGGCCGGCCGGTCGCACAGTGGATCCCGGGCTGGGGCGAGGCCGGCAAAACGGAAATCGCCCGGCAATACGACAGGCTGGTCGCCCTCTATGGCAAGGACCGCGCCGACCGGATCGCGCTCAAGAACCGCAACCTGTTCATTTTCCCCAATCTCGTGGTCAACGACATCATGGCCCTGACCGTCAGAACCTATTTTCCGATGGCGCCCGACTACATGGTCATCAACGCCTGGGCGCTGGCACCGAACGAGGAAACGGCTTGGGCGCGCAAATACCGACTTAACAACTTCCTCGAATTCCTTGGCCCCGGCGGGTTTGCGACCCCTGACGATGCCGAAGCGCTCGAACATTGCCAGCGCGGGTTCAAGAATTCGAAGGAGGCGCTGTGGAACGACATCTCGAAGGGCATGGGCAAGGACAAGCCATCCCACAATGACGAGCTTCAGATGCGGGCGTTCTGGACCCAGTGGAACCGGCAGATGTTCCCGACGCCCGTTCCCAGCGTCAAAGACGTTGCCGCTTAA
- a CDS encoding amidohydrolase family protein — protein MGPVIDVHTHVVPSRLPADSGRDARWPSIALSGGDQAAVMIAGKVFRKIDARSWDVDRRLSDMREDGIDMQVLSPMPELLSHWLPAGDAEYLADLMNEQIAAMVSRAPRHFAGIGMVCAQDVPRAISQLQKVKALGFSGIEIGTHINGVALGSDTLLPLYEAAEAMDLALFVHPLHPAGVDRIGSGPEFAAIAAFPLETALASVSLLAAGIPERFPRLRILLSHGGGALSWILPRLEVGWSLGLKGQMKQPPSKTARQFWYDTILYDASALSYLAGAVGSDHIVVGSDYPFTIMQKQPGAFAASTLSEATLTENAFAFLGRDHDAKELTGSMARDTGSKQGSRRG, from the coding sequence GTGGGCCCGGTGATCGATGTCCATACCCATGTCGTGCCTTCGCGGCTTCCTGCCGATTCCGGCCGGGATGCGCGATGGCCCAGCATCGCGCTGTCGGGCGGCGATCAGGCCGCGGTGATGATCGCAGGCAAAGTCTTCCGGAAGATCGATGCGCGGTCCTGGGACGTCGACCGGCGGCTCTCGGACATGCGCGAGGACGGCATCGACATGCAGGTGCTGTCACCTATGCCGGAACTGCTGTCGCATTGGCTGCCCGCCGGTGATGCCGAATACCTCGCGGACCTCATGAACGAACAGATCGCCGCAATGGTCTCGCGCGCTCCCCGCCACTTTGCGGGCATCGGAATGGTTTGCGCGCAGGACGTTCCCCGCGCCATCAGCCAATTGCAAAAAGTCAAGGCGCTTGGCTTCTCCGGAATTGAAATCGGAACGCACATCAATGGGGTCGCGCTTGGCAGCGATACATTGCTTCCGCTTTACGAGGCTGCAGAAGCGATGGATCTCGCACTTTTTGTGCATCCGCTGCACCCGGCCGGCGTGGACAGGATCGGATCTGGTCCAGAATTTGCGGCGATAGCGGCATTTCCGCTTGAAACCGCGCTAGCGTCGGTGTCGCTGCTCGCCGCTGGAATTCCCGAGCGTTTCCCGCGCTTGAGAATATTGCTCAGCCACGGCGGCGGGGCTCTGTCCTGGATATTGCCGAGACTCGAGGTCGGATGGTCGCTAGGCCTGAAGGGCCAGATGAAGCAGCCGCCTTCGAAGACCGCCCGTCAGTTCTGGTACGACACGATCCTCTATGACGCCTCTGCGTTGTCGTATCTCGCCGGTGCGGTCGGAAGCGATCACATCGTTGTCGGGTCGGATTATCCCTTCACCATCATGCAGAAGCAGCCCGGCGCATTTGCAGCGAGCACCCTGAGCGAAGCGACACTCACGGAAAATGCCTTCGCCTTTCTCGGCCGAGATCACGACGCGAAGGAGCTTACGGGTTCGATGGCAAGGGATACCGGATCGAAGCAGGGGAGCCGCCGTGGTTGA
- a CDS encoding SDR family oxidoreductase, translated as MFDTAVLKGKRILVTGGGTGLGKEMSVGFAAHGAHVYICGRRKEVLEQAAQDIRARSGGQATALLANVRDPDSIDAMLTSIWTEGPLTGLVNNAAANFLAPTESLSPRGYEAVRATVMDGSFYASLACGKRWIAAGLPGVIISNLVTWVWTGSAYVVPAAMAKAAVHAMTMSLAVEWGPRNIRVNAIAPGPFPTEGAWDKLNPLAETGVGATQADEVPLRRFGKMDELRNLLIFLMSDGCSYITGDTISIDGGHHLAAPSTFAGLAKLSPADWQRAREAMQASVQKEKQARSI; from the coding sequence ATGTTCGACACTGCCGTCCTGAAAGGGAAGCGCATTCTGGTGACGGGCGGGGGAACCGGGCTCGGCAAGGAGATGTCGGTCGGATTCGCCGCCCACGGCGCGCATGTCTACATCTGCGGGCGGCGCAAGGAGGTGCTCGAACAGGCCGCGCAAGACATCCGTGCGCGATCGGGAGGACAGGCGACCGCGCTGCTCGCCAACGTGCGCGATCCCGACAGTATCGATGCTATGCTGACCAGCATCTGGACCGAGGGGCCGCTCACCGGCCTCGTCAACAACGCCGCCGCAAATTTCCTGGCGCCGACCGAAAGCCTGTCGCCACGCGGCTACGAGGCGGTGCGGGCGACGGTGATGGATGGCTCATTCTATGCTTCGCTTGCCTGCGGCAAGCGGTGGATCGCAGCCGGCTTGCCCGGTGTGATTATCTCCAATCTCGTTACCTGGGTCTGGACCGGCTCGGCCTATGTGGTGCCGGCGGCGATGGCGAAGGCGGCCGTGCACGCCATGACGATGTCGCTCGCGGTCGAGTGGGGCCCCAGGAACATTCGCGTCAATGCGATCGCGCCCGGGCCGTTCCCGACCGAGGGGGCCTGGGACAAGCTCAATCCGCTGGCGGAGACCGGCGTCGGCGCGACGCAAGCGGACGAGGTGCCGCTGCGCCGTTTCGGCAAGATGGACGAACTGCGCAATCTCCTGATCTTCCTGATGTCGGATGGCTGCAGCTACATCACCGGCGACACGATCAGCATCGATGGCGGTCATCATTTGGCGGCGCCCAGCACGTTCGCGGGGCTCGCGAAGCTGTCGCCGGCCGATTGGCAGCGCGCGCGCGAGGCCATGCAGGCCTCGGTGCAAAAGGAAAAGCAGGCACGGTCGATCTGA
- a CDS encoding FAD-dependent monooxygenase yields MPASTEQFDVIVAGAGPAGFCTAIDLGRRGVKCLLLERRPATAPWPKMDRTNARSMEFFRRIGIADRIRELGFPSDMPMDVFLMTRLSDPPVAVLPFPSVAESRKRIARTHDGSLPLEPYQLVAQNKVEPLLKEVAESTPNVTVRHGCEVTDFVQDETGVTVTARRIDGDEIEARASYLVGCDGGVSTVRKRLDIKLEGEGSIRELRQVIFYSPDLFDKIPYGKGRHYSFLDPEGSFTIVVQGDRKEFTLHTSLPEDADFKAVIARLVGYPCDIKILHVLTWRYHLLLADRYRDRRVFLAGDSAHLVIPTGGLGMNTALGDAFDLSWKLAGVIKGWGGAALLDSYELERRPVGVHNVACSGWAASGVPIWQSLVKPNVLDDTPEGADLRHEIAKSFRINHARMHGMRGAEFGYTYAGSAILDEESGSETWDANVYTPHTRPGARAPHMWLSDGRPLQDVVGTWYTLLHFNDGRDISEFEAAFRAIGAPLTVVKLDEPHMRKLYDKSLFLLRPDMHIAWRGDKAPANVGKLAGRVTGRANC; encoded by the coding sequence ATGCCTGCCAGCACCGAACAGTTTGACGTCATCGTAGCGGGGGCGGGGCCTGCCGGATTCTGTACGGCAATCGATCTTGGCCGGCGTGGCGTGAAGTGTCTGCTGCTGGAGCGCCGCCCCGCCACGGCACCATGGCCGAAGATGGATCGAACCAACGCCCGATCGATGGAGTTCTTTCGCCGTATCGGCATCGCCGATCGCATCCGCGAGCTCGGCTTTCCATCTGATATGCCGATGGACGTCTTCCTCATGACGCGTCTCAGCGATCCGCCAGTCGCGGTGTTGCCGTTCCCGTCGGTTGCCGAGTCGCGGAAGCGGATTGCGCGCACCCATGATGGATCGTTGCCGCTCGAGCCCTACCAACTGGTTGCGCAGAACAAGGTCGAACCGTTGTTGAAGGAGGTGGCCGAGAGCACGCCCAACGTGACGGTACGCCATGGATGCGAGGTGACTGATTTCGTGCAGGACGAGACCGGCGTGACCGTCACGGCGCGCCGCATCGATGGTGACGAAATCGAGGCGCGCGCTTCCTATCTGGTCGGCTGCGACGGCGGCGTCAGCACCGTTCGCAAACGCCTGGACATCAAGCTCGAAGGCGAGGGGTCTATTCGCGAACTTCGTCAGGTGATCTTCTATTCGCCGGATCTCTTCGACAAGATTCCCTACGGTAAGGGACGTCACTACTCGTTCCTCGATCCGGAAGGCAGCTTCACGATCGTCGTCCAGGGCGATCGCAAGGAATTCACCCTTCACACGTCGCTACCGGAAGACGCTGACTTCAAGGCCGTCATTGCAAGGCTCGTCGGCTACCCTTGCGATATCAAGATTTTGCACGTCCTGACGTGGCGCTACCACCTTCTGCTCGCGGACCGATACCGGGATCGTCGGGTGTTTCTGGCCGGCGATTCCGCGCATCTCGTCATTCCAACCGGCGGGTTGGGGATGAACACGGCGCTCGGCGATGCCTTCGACCTGTCCTGGAAGCTGGCCGGCGTGATCAAGGGCTGGGGAGGGGCGGCGCTGCTGGATTCCTATGAGCTGGAGCGGCGTCCGGTTGGCGTGCACAACGTCGCATGTTCCGGCTGGGCGGCGTCTGGCGTCCCGATCTGGCAATCCCTTGTGAAGCCTAATGTCCTCGACGATACGCCTGAGGGCGCCGATCTGCGCCACGAGATCGCGAAGTCCTTCAGGATCAATCACGCGCGCATGCATGGCATGCGCGGCGCCGAATTTGGCTACACCTATGCGGGTTCAGCCATCCTGGACGAGGAGTCCGGATCCGAGACCTGGGACGCTAATGTCTACACGCCACATACGCGGCCCGGCGCGCGCGCGCCGCATATGTGGCTGAGCGATGGGAGACCGCTGCAAGACGTGGTCGGCACCTGGTACACCCTGCTGCATTTCAATGACGGGCGCGACATCAGCGAATTCGAGGCTGCATTCCGCGCTATCGGTGCGCCATTGACTGTGGTGAAGCTGGATGAGCCTCACATGCGCAAACTGTACGATAAGTCGCTATTCCTGCTGCGACCCGACATGCACATCGCCTGGCGCGGTGACAAGGCGCCGGCAAATGTGGGCAAGCTCGCAGGCCGGGTGACCGGTCGCGCAAATTGCTAG
- a CDS encoding SDR family NAD(P)-dependent oxidoreductase, translated as MVIVTGAASGIGAVIARHFAEDGARLMLSDVNEAQLTAVAEDIAVSGYEMPKVKVGDLSKEEIAGDVVKSAIDAYGTLDVLVNNAGGGIIKPFLEHTPATLRTTVDRNLWTTVWCTWHAVPIMKAKGYGRVVNIGADSVRNGLWDHAAYNAAKGGVHAMVTGLAREFAKDGITFNVVAPCIVNTPQVQKATLMSAQALQRFVDVVPMGRAGDMDEIASMVCYLASKEASFVTGQVISVNGGSTML; from the coding sequence GTGGTGATCGTCACCGGCGCGGCCAGCGGAATTGGCGCCGTCATCGCCAGGCATTTCGCCGAAGATGGCGCGCGCCTGATGCTGTCGGACGTCAACGAAGCGCAACTCACGGCCGTTGCCGAGGATATCGCCGTAAGCGGATACGAGATGCCGAAGGTCAAGGTCGGCGATCTCTCCAAGGAAGAGATCGCCGGCGATGTCGTCAAGTCGGCCATCGATGCCTACGGAACTCTGGATGTGCTCGTGAACAATGCCGGCGGCGGCATCATCAAGCCGTTCCTCGAACATACCCCGGCCACCTTGCGCACCACGGTCGATCGCAATCTGTGGACGACGGTGTGGTGCACATGGCACGCGGTGCCGATCATGAAGGCCAAGGGCTACGGCCGGGTGGTGAATATCGGTGCCGACTCGGTTCGCAACGGCCTCTGGGATCATGCGGCCTACAATGCCGCCAAGGGCGGCGTGCATGCCATGGTGACCGGTTTGGCCCGGGAGTTCGCCAAGGACGGCATCACCTTCAATGTCGTGGCGCCGTGCATCGTCAACACGCCCCAGGTCCAGAAGGCCACGTTGATGTCGGCGCAAGCCCTGCAAAGGTTTGTCGACGTGGTTCCGATGGGGCGGGCGGGCGACATGGACGAAATCGCATCCATGGTCTGCTATCTCGCTTCAAAGGAGGCATCGTTCGTGACCGGGCAGGTCATCAGCGTCAACGGCGGCAGCACGATGTTATGA